The genomic interval ACACGCTCGCGAAATGCGGCTCCATCGAGGTGGAGCATTTTATAGGGGTAGGAAAAGAGGTGGATATAAAGACGGTGACGCTCGGGATTGTAAGTCAGGCGACAGTCAGCGGGCGTCGGAAAACAGGAGGGTGCCTGAGTGCATCCGGTAATGGCGCGCTCGTGGAGATCCATCCATTGACCAATTTCCTCAAGGATATTGAGTGAGCGCGGATCGAAACGTCCTCGGGCATCGGGTCCGACATTGAGCATGAAGTTCCCCCCCTTTGACACCGAATCAATGAGGCTTTGAATGATGTTGGTGGAGTCGCGCCATGGCGGCTCGTTGCGGTGGTAGCCCCATGAATCGCAGAATGTTTGGCAGGCTTCCCAAACGACCGGCGTTTCGTCAACCTCGATCCAGCGGCGCGGTTGGACCTGCTCGGGGGTTTTAAAGTCCCCGCCTGAAAGGAAGCCCGCCAAGTCCAGCCGGTCGTTGACAAGAACGTGCGGCTGCAGTTCTCGGACGATTTCCAGCAGTTGCTCCGAATTCCAAGCTTCACGCCCTTTGCCGAGCGTGAAATCCATTCTGTCCGCACCCGGCGCCTTCGGCGGATAACTAAAATCAAACCAGAGCAGATCAATCAGCCCAAACTGCGTCAGGAGTTCGCGCACTTGTCCGTGTAGGTAGTCGTAGTAACGTTCTTGCCGCCGATTACGGTTCAACGCACGCAAATCTTCACCGCGCTGCGGGTGCATCACATCCACAATAAAATCAGGGTGCCTCCAATCGATCAACGAGTGGTAAAATCCCGTGCGCAGACCTTGGGAGCGAAAGGCGCTCACCATCGGGGTGAGCAAGTCGCGGCGGCACTGAGGGGCTTGGGGGGCTTTGAAATCCGTGAGCGCGCTGTCCCAAAGACAAAATCCCTCGTGGTGCTTGGTTGTTATAACAAAATACTTCATTCCTGCCTTTTTAGCTGTGGTGGCCCAGAGCATCGGGTCGTAGAGATCCGGTTCAAAGTTCCGAAAATAAACATCATACTGCTCCGCCGTTTTTTTCTCGTGGTGTTGCATCCATTCATGGCGGGCAGCCATAGCGTATAGCCCCCAGTGGATGAACAGACCAAAACGAGCGTTTGTGAACCACTCACTATCTCCTTGACCCCGGCGGGGAGTGATAATCTCAAGTTCGTTGCGACCACTCGTTGAATGAAGGGCGGAGTTTTGGGATGTAGACATATTCGTTGAAGCGGTTTTAACGTGTAGATGAAATGTATCGGTAGAGTAACGCGCTAGGGGAGCCCTCCGTCCAAGCCGGAGGGTGCCATAAAGGACTATTCATTTGAGACAAGCAGATCGATACTGCGACCGTCCGCGCTGTAATCCATCTGACATGAGTCGGGCAGGCTGCTTCCGTTCAAAGTCACCCCGGCAAACTCTTCCACTGATGGTATATGGCCGTTGTTTTGGACCAGACGATACCTTCCCGGAGTCGGAGGCTGTCGGTCAGAAGTCAGCAAATCAAGAGAGGCCGACTTAATCCCTGCCAAAGTGCCATCGCATGCGATGATGGGATCACCTCCCGGTTGGCCAAGCGGCACGGTCAATTCAACAGGGGGCGCATCGGGGGGGGCCGAAAAAGCAAAGCGGGCATCCGGATCCACGCGCATTGATTCGATCTCGAGATGACTCTGTTCGCTGCCCAAGGGGGTGGAGGCAAGAACAAGATTTCCTTCCTGCACGTGCAGCAGCCCGCCGATTTTCACAGCACCGTATAAGACCGCCTCACTCGGGCCGATCTTGGTGCATGGTCCCTCGGCTTCGAGCCCGCCTGCGATAGTCAGCCTGTGAAAGTCATTCACGTGCTCCGGCGAGCGTTCCGGTCCATAACCGGCACCTCCAAAAACCAAGCCTTTCGGCGCAAGCAGAGGCACATAACAGACCGTGCCGGTCGAAACATATTCGCCTTTGGAAACAATCACGCCTTCGAGACGTCTGGTCCGTGGGGCTTCGAGCAAGAATTCGCCGGGCTGACCATCGCTTCGCTCTAGGGTCAATGGCCCGAAACCAGTCCAAACCACTTGGTTGTGGTCGTTCCAGAGCCGCTCGGCATCGCCAACTACGAGGCGACCAGCGGTGGTGAATTGCTGCGCCACCGAGATCTCAAGCCTCATGCTTTCCTCGGGATCGACCGTCAAAATTGTCGCTGTCGAGGATTCCAGGGAACCTGACCGACCCGCGGTGTCGTTCCAGTCCGGCGAGCCTTCGGTAAGGCTGCCTGCCACAGGATCTCCGGAGTAAAAATAAGTGTCGGCTTTCGCAGA from Chthoniobacterales bacterium carries:
- a CDS encoding alpha-L-fucosidase — translated: MITPRRGQGDSEWFTNARFGLFIHWGLYAMAARHEWMQHHEKKTAEQYDVYFRNFEPDLYDPMLWATTAKKAGMKYFVITTKHHEGFCLWDSALTDFKAPQAPQCRRDLLTPMVSAFRSQGLRTGFYHSLIDWRHPDFIVDVMHPQRGEDLRALNRNRRQERYYDYLHGQVRELLTQFGLIDLLWFDFSYPPKAPGADRMDFTLGKGREAWNSEQLLEIVRELQPHVLVNDRLDLAGFLSGGDFKTPEQVQPRRWIEVDETPVVWEACQTFCDSWGYHRNEPPWRDSTNIIQSLIDSVSKGGNFMLNVGPDARGRFDPRSLNILEEIGQWMDLHERAITGCTQAPSCFPTPADCRLTYNPERHRLYIHLFSYPYKMLHLDGAAFRERVEYAQFLHDGSEVVIGLDEWHGNQVKLDPDELVLTLPLQRPTPTVPVIELILK